The Qipengyuania aurantiaca genome contains the following window.
TAGCGGGCGAGCGGCGCGATGCGTTGCTGGCGAAGCTTGGCAAGTACAAGACCGGCAAGAGCTGTCTCTACATCAACAAGCTCGCCGATGTGGACATGGAGGTGCTGGAGAACCTGCTGCGCAACGACTGGGAAGCGATGGCGCGCAAATATCCGGAATAGGGCTCAGATACCGGCGTACCACTGATAGCCGGAGCGATCCTCCCAATACCCGCCCTGTCCGCGACCAATATCGTCAAGGCTGGCGACCGCCTCGATCGCGGTGAGGTACTTGGCGTGCTTGTAGCCCAGCTGCCGCTCGATCCGCATCCGCAGCGGTGCGCCGTTCTTGACCGGCAGCGGTTCGCCGTTGAGGCGATGCGCAACGATGGTCTGCGGGTGGTAGGCGTCGATGAGGTCGACGCTTTCGTAATAGTCCTGCCCGTTGAGATTATCGGCGCAGCGGAAGACGATAAACTTGGCCTCCGGCTTGAGTTTCGCGGCATCGAGGATCAGCGAGAGTTGCGGTCCGGTCCATTCGCCGATCGCGCTCCAGCCTTCGACGCAATCGTGACGCGTGACCTGCGTGCGCTGGGGCAGCCTGCGGATGTTGTCGAGACTGAGGCTCATCGGGTTTTCG
Protein-coding sequences here:
- a CDS encoding molybdopterin-binding protein: MKRRGFLAVIGAGFAAGCNKIAESDSGSRLLGAAEKWHQGAHRLLTDREALAPEYPRSAISSYFRGNGSTDPQNGDYPAQAAEGFANWRLEVRGLVENPMSLSLDNIRRLPQRTQVTRHDCVEGWSAIGEWTGPQLSLILDAAKLKPEAKFIVFRCADNLNGQDYYESVDLIDAYHPQTIVAHRLNGEPLPVKNGAPLRMRIERQLGYKHAKYLTAIEAVASLDDIGRGQGGYWEDRSGYQWYAGI